One part of the Streptomyces lienomycini genome encodes these proteins:
- a CDS encoding protein phosphatase 2C domain-containing protein, with protein MRTELVSEPGLADHPNEDFASVGLPASGQGGSLVVLDGVTPPRTASGCLHSVPWFTARLGGALTELTVSLPDLPLAEALSRAIARTSAAHAETCDLSHPRTPQATVVLARWSPASVEYLVLSDSALLVEAPDGTVSAVLDDRLARLPRAALASEALVDANLRNREGGFFTAAADPAVAARAVTGVLPRDGVRTLAALTDGAARWVEKFGEGDWAQCLALVRKQGARGLVDRVRELERVDAAGDRTFLGRGKTHDDATVVYAQL; from the coding sequence ATGCGCACGGAACTTGTCTCGGAACCCGGTCTGGCCGACCACCCCAACGAGGACTTCGCGAGCGTCGGGCTACCGGCCTCGGGACAGGGCGGTTCACTCGTCGTGCTGGACGGTGTGACGCCGCCACGGACCGCGTCGGGCTGTCTGCATTCCGTGCCGTGGTTCACCGCGCGCCTCGGCGGCGCACTGACCGAACTGACCGTTTCACTCCCGGATCTTCCCCTCGCCGAGGCCCTGTCCCGCGCCATCGCTCGTACCTCGGCGGCGCACGCCGAAACCTGTGACCTTTCTCACCCGCGCACGCCGCAGGCAACCGTGGTCCTCGCCCGCTGGTCCCCGGCCTCGGTCGAGTACCTGGTGCTGTCCGACTCGGCCCTGCTGGTGGAGGCCCCGGACGGCACGGTCTCGGCGGTCCTGGACGACCGGCTGGCCCGGCTGCCCCGTGCGGCCCTCGCCTCGGAGGCGCTGGTGGACGCGAACCTGCGCAACAGGGAGGGCGGCTTCTTCACGGCCGCGGCCGATCCCGCGGTGGCGGCACGTGCCGTGACGGGGGTGCTGCCGCGCGACGGGGTGCGGACGCTGGCCGCGTTGACGGACGGGGCCGCACGGTGGGTGGAGAAGTTCGGGGAGGGCGACTGGGCGCAGTGCCTGGCGCTGGTACGCAAGCAGGGCGCCCGGGGTCTGGTGGACCGGGTGCGGGAGCTGGAGCGCGTGGACGCGGCGGGCGACCGGACGTTCCTCGGCCGCGGCAAGACGCACGACGACGCGACGGTGGTGTACGCGCAGTTGTGA
- a CDS encoding sensor histidine kinase — MRAPVQKTRPRRTGKQTAPAGSAERTPGASTPPPPQTPPVGKGRPTHVRNRLIVAVAVVAAAVAGAGAPSVVAASGQLHDSQSLVTLAEQTQGALTLAHSLADERDEVTPYIAAGRPKSKAPSEQRSARVDRQVEELRTDTDTPASLRDDLDAVAALRRAALTGKSTALEAHDAYSEAITELHALAEELGEESPPRAGAGAYALAELDTAVQQAAATRGLLLAALNVPSTTETVIDPFTGLPTEETTTKGSDAKQRDALSAAAQQARVRSDAALADFRESAPKEARDRFDATVAGPEVNSAEKYLAGLTDEPTLSDDDLATSTKRLDAALSARVDAMRGAESALYEKRVEALEQLRDDDVTALEVRIALLGALILLALGIATALARTLTRPLSVLRRGSARLAGAEDPTAEEPVAFTGRNDEFAQVVRSVNALHAHAVTLAERVGTLEADRKHLVGQRQKMADTREQLRAELAESVAQLDVVRKSIGGTFVNLALRTLGLVERQLAVIESLEDREQDPDRLATLFKLDHFATVMRRHSENLLVLAGTEHVQHSTSPVPLVDVVRAAVSEIERYERVRIAALPPHAHVAGFAADDLSHLLAELMENATSFSPPDLPVEVSGWLLENGEVMLSVQDEGIGMATERLQRLNARLTDFDPDAPFDQEGEDGLGLGLYVVARLAHRHGARVRLREQKQGGVAAVVVLPTPLLAAAPPAALAPTVPVSDGTGSFSLPGADAEANSNVLRGRAEKAQQPEKAEQAERAEQAERAERAEGAEGTEQARANAGDEADTRPDTDPLVASAEAAVRRAEADAEADGPRATPTTEPEATQPEAPEPESEEPATPQAEAAEPESKEPATPQAEAAQPGAVVPDEGDALAGEAAPQPGRDLPDDATMALFLPAVAEPEPELAREPDPEPAPEPEPAPEATRPEPAPGPYAIGPDAHDRTPDESAARTQDRADRMDPVDAAAASADTESRSAAPEPEEPVTDKGLPKRTPKLAAPASVPRPRASGSVDAEALRRRLGGFRQGAEAGRRDVEAEIADRTDRHEAPPTAAGTTEEATGGTVEEASS; from the coding sequence ATGCGAGCACCGGTGCAGAAGACGCGGCCTCGTCGCACAGGCAAGCAGACGGCCCCCGCGGGGAGCGCGGAGCGTACCCCCGGCGCCTCCACCCCACCGCCTCCCCAGACCCCACCCGTGGGCAAGGGCCGTCCCACCCACGTACGCAACCGCCTCATCGTCGCGGTGGCGGTCGTCGCCGCCGCCGTCGCCGGGGCCGGAGCCCCGTCGGTCGTGGCCGCCTCCGGGCAACTGCACGACTCCCAGTCACTGGTGACGCTCGCCGAGCAGACCCAGGGCGCGCTGACCCTCGCCCATTCCCTCGCCGACGAGCGCGACGAGGTCACCCCGTACATCGCGGCCGGGCGCCCCAAGTCCAAGGCGCCCTCCGAGCAGCGCAGCGCCCGCGTCGACCGCCAGGTGGAGGAACTGCGCACCGACACCGACACGCCCGCCTCCCTGCGCGACGACCTGGACGCCGTCGCGGCGCTGCGCCGGGCCGCGCTCACCGGCAAGAGCACCGCCCTCGAGGCCCACGACGCGTACTCGGAGGCGATCACCGAACTCCACGCCCTCGCCGAGGAACTGGGCGAGGAGTCGCCGCCCCGTGCGGGCGCCGGCGCGTACGCGCTCGCCGAACTGGACACCGCCGTCCAGCAGGCCGCCGCCACCCGCGGTCTGCTGCTCGCGGCCCTGAACGTGCCGAGCACCACCGAGACGGTCATCGACCCGTTCACCGGCCTGCCGACCGAGGAGACCACGACCAAGGGCTCCGACGCCAAGCAGCGCGACGCGCTCTCCGCCGCCGCCCAGCAGGCCCGCGTACGGTCCGACGCGGCGCTCGCCGACTTCCGCGAGAGCGCGCCCAAGGAGGCCCGGGACCGCTTCGACGCCACCGTCGCCGGGCCCGAGGTCAACTCCGCGGAGAAGTACCTCGCCGGTCTCACCGACGAGCCGACGCTCTCCGACGACGACCTCGCCACCAGCACCAAGAGGCTGGACGCCGCGCTATCCGCCCGCGTCGACGCGATGCGCGGCGCCGAGTCCGCCCTGTACGAGAAGCGGGTCGAGGCCCTGGAGCAGTTGCGGGACGACGACGTCACCGCGCTGGAGGTCCGGATCGCGCTCCTCGGCGCCCTGATCCTGCTGGCCCTCGGCATCGCCACCGCGCTGGCCCGCACCCTCACCCGCCCGCTGTCGGTACTGCGCCGCGGCTCGGCGCGGCTGGCCGGCGCGGAGGACCCGACGGCCGAGGAACCGGTCGCCTTCACCGGCCGCAACGACGAGTTCGCGCAGGTCGTCCGCTCCGTCAACGCCCTGCACGCACACGCCGTCACCCTCGCCGAGCGGGTCGGCACGCTGGAGGCCGACCGCAAGCACCTCGTCGGCCAGCGGCAGAAGATGGCCGACACCCGCGAGCAACTGCGAGCCGAACTCGCCGAGTCCGTCGCCCAGCTCGACGTCGTCCGCAAGAGCATCGGCGGCACCTTCGTCAACCTCGCGCTGCGCACCCTCGGCCTGGTCGAGCGGCAACTCGCGGTCATCGAGAGCCTGGAGGACCGCGAGCAGGACCCGGACCGGCTCGCCACCCTGTTCAAGCTCGACCACTTCGCCACGGTCATGCGCCGGCACAGCGAGAACCTCCTGGTCCTCGCCGGTACCGAGCACGTGCAGCACAGCACCTCGCCGGTGCCGCTGGTCGACGTGGTCCGGGCCGCGGTCAGCGAGATCGAACGGTACGAGCGGGTACGCATCGCCGCGCTGCCGCCCCACGCCCACGTGGCCGGGTTCGCCGCCGACGACCTCTCCCACCTGCTGGCCGAGCTGATGGAGAACGCCACCTCCTTCTCGCCGCCCGACCTGCCCGTCGAGGTCTCCGGCTGGCTGCTGGAGAACGGCGAGGTGATGCTCTCCGTCCAGGACGAGGGCATCGGCATGGCCACCGAACGCCTCCAGCGGCTCAACGCCCGCCTCACCGACTTCGACCCGGACGCGCCGTTCGACCAGGAGGGCGAGGACGGTCTCGGGCTCGGTCTCTACGTCGTCGCCCGGCTCGCCCACCGGCACGGGGCGCGCGTGCGGCTGCGGGAGCAGAAGCAGGGCGGTGTCGCGGCGGTCGTCGTGCTCCCGACCCCGCTGCTCGCGGCGGCCCCGCCGGCGGCGCTGGCCCCGACCGTGCCGGTGTCCGACGGCACCGGCTCCTTCTCCCTGCCGGGTGCCGACGCGGAGGCCAACTCCAACGTCCTGCGCGGACGCGCGGAGAAGGCTCAGCAGCCGGAGAAGGCGGAACAGGCGGAGAGGGCAGAACAGGCGGAACGGGCAGAGCGGGCGGAGGGAGCGGAGGGGACGGAGCAGGCTCGGGCGAACGCCGGGGACGAAGCAGACACCCGTCCCGACACCGACCCGCTGGTGGCCTCGGCCGAGGCAGCCGTACGCCGCGCGGAGGCGGACGCGGAGGCGGACGGGCCGCGCGCGACCCCTACCACCGAGCCGGAGGCCACGCAGCCGGAGGCCCCGGAGCCGGAGAGCGAGGAACCGGCCACCCCGCAGGCGGAAGCCGCAGAGCCGGAGAGCAAGGAACCGGCCACCCCGCAGGCGGAAGCCGCGCAGCCGGGAGCCGTGGTGCCCGACGAGGGTGACGCCCTGGCCGGGGAGGCCGCCCCGCAGCCCGGTCGTGATCTCCCCGACGACGCGACGATGGCCCTCTTCCTCCCGGCCGTCGCGGAACCGGAACCGGAACTGGCCCGGGAACCGGACCCGGAACCGGCCCCCGAACCGGAACCGGCGCCGGAAGCGACTCGGCCGGAGCCCGCACCCGGTCCGTACGCCATCGGCCCCGACGCCCATGACCGCACGCCGGACGAGAGCGCGGCCCGGACCCAGGACCGGGCGGACCGGATGGACCCGGTGGACGCCGCGGCCGCGTCGGCCGACACCGAATCCCGAAGCGCCGCTCCGGAACCGGAGGAGCCCGTCACCGACAAGGGCCTGCCGAAGCGGACCCCGAAGCTCGCCGCCCCGGCCTCGGTGCCGCGTCCGCGCGCGTCGGGTTCCGTCGACGCCGAGGCACTCCGCCGTCGCCTGGGAGGATTCCGCCAGGGGGCGGAGGCGGGCCGCCGGGACGTCGAGGCGGAGATCGCCGACCGGACGGACCGGCACGAGGCGCCGCCCACCGCGGCGGGCACGACCGAAGAAGCAACGGGGGGCACCGTCGAGGAGGCAAGCAGTTGA
- a CDS encoding roadblock/LC7 domain-containing protein — MTAPSTFGLSSEARNLHWLLTNLVEEVPGIQSVAVVSSDGLLLLSSDPGRNEEARQVRETPRAGPRGSAADLATVVSGVGSLTVGAARLMDVGAVKHTMVTMDEGSLFVMSISDGSLLGVHGSADCDMSVVAYHMALFVGRAGHVLTPELRSELRQSLESPESESAGRTR; from the coding sequence TTGACCGCGCCCAGTACCTTCGGACTGAGCAGTGAAGCCCGCAATCTCCACTGGCTGCTGACCAACCTCGTCGAGGAGGTGCCCGGCATCCAATCGGTCGCGGTGGTCTCCTCCGACGGCCTGCTGCTCCTCTCCTCCGACCCCGGTCGCAACGAGGAGGCCAGGCAGGTCCGCGAGACGCCCCGCGCGGGCCCGCGCGGCTCCGCCGCCGACCTCGCCACCGTCGTCTCCGGCGTGGGCAGCCTGACCGTCGGCGCCGCCCGGCTGATGGACGTCGGCGCCGTGAAGCACACGATGGTCACCATGGACGAGGGCAGCCTGTTCGTCATGTCGATCAGCGACGGCTCGCTGCTCGGCGTGCACGGCTCCGCGGACTGCGACATGAGTGTCGTCGCGTACCACATGGCGCTCTTCGTCGGTCGCGCCGGCCACGTCCTGACCCCCGAACTCCGCAGCGAACTGCGGCAGTCGCTGGAGTCCCCGGAGTCCGAGTCGGCGGGGAGGACCCGATGA
- a CDS encoding DUF742 domain-containing protein, with product MSSSPRKSPKNLPVRGADRKAARVRPYSLTGGRTRFGHVLLVETFVGATAGTAALEAAEERKELTNGSLTSRVMPEMRAIVELCRRMRTVAEIAALLKMPLGVVRVLISDLADQGKIRVYGTGTGHGTGRPDRALLERVLSGLRRL from the coding sequence ATGAGCAGCAGCCCGCGGAAGAGTCCGAAGAACCTCCCCGTACGCGGCGCCGACCGCAAAGCGGCCCGCGTCCGCCCCTACTCGCTCACCGGCGGCCGCACCCGCTTCGGCCACGTCCTGCTCGTCGAGACGTTCGTCGGCGCCACCGCCGGCACCGCCGCGCTCGAAGCCGCCGAGGAGCGGAAGGAGCTGACGAACGGGAGCCTCACCTCCCGCGTGATGCCGGAGATGCGGGCCATCGTCGAACTGTGCCGCCGTATGCGTACGGTGGCCGAGATCGCCGCGCTGCTGAAGATGCCGCTCGGTGTGGTCCGCGTCCTCATCAGCGACCTGGCGGACCAGGGAAAGATCCGTGTGTACGGCACCGGGACCGGCCACGGCACGGGCCGCCCCGACCGCGCACTGCTCGAAAGGGTGCTCAGTGGGCTCCGCCGTCTCTGA
- a CDS encoding GTP-binding protein: MGSAVSDAAAFGVPPLVDTDGPVQPWQRDATRAPVATKIVVAGGFGVGKTTLVTAVSEITPLQTEALMTEASEETDDLTATPGKVTTTVAMDFGRLTLDDDLVLYLFGTPGQQRFWFMWDDLVRGAIGAVVLADTRRLKDCWPALDYFESCGLPYVVAVNHFDGSELFDAEDVREALTIPPHVPVMIMDARRRISAIETLLSLVGHALDETPE; the protein is encoded by the coding sequence GTGGGCTCCGCCGTCTCTGACGCCGCCGCGTTCGGCGTCCCCCCGCTCGTCGACACCGACGGGCCCGTACAGCCCTGGCAGCGGGACGCCACCCGGGCGCCGGTCGCCACGAAGATCGTCGTCGCGGGCGGTTTCGGCGTCGGGAAGACCACCCTGGTCACCGCCGTCTCGGAGATCACGCCCCTGCAGACCGAGGCGCTGATGACCGAGGCGAGCGAGGAGACCGACGACCTCACCGCCACCCCGGGCAAGGTCACCACCACCGTCGCCATGGACTTCGGCCGCCTCACGCTCGACGACGACCTGGTGCTCTACCTCTTCGGCACGCCGGGCCAGCAGCGGTTCTGGTTCATGTGGGACGACCTGGTGCGCGGCGCGATCGGCGCCGTCGTGCTGGCCGACACCCGCCGCCTCAAGGACTGCTGGCCGGCGCTGGACTACTTCGAGAGCTGCGGACTGCCGTACGTCGTCGCCGTCAACCACTTCGACGGCAGCGAGCTGTTCGACGCGGAGGACGTGCGGGAGGCGTTGACGATCCCGCCCCACGTACCTGTCATGATCATGGACGCGCGCCGCCGGATCTCGGCCATCGAGACCCTGCTGTCCCTCGTGGGCCACGCGCTCGACGAGACCCCCGAGTAG
- a CDS encoding styrene monooxygenase/indole monooxygenase family protein, producing MRKILVVGAGQSGLQLALGLQSHGYEVTLMSNRTADEIRTGRVMSTQCMFHTALQHERDLQLNFWESQAPKIEGLGLSVAAPGSHDPGPSQRAINWLGRLDGHAQSVDQRVKMAGWMETFAQRGGQLVIHGVAVGDLDYFSRAYDLVLVSAGKGELVQMFGRDASRSPYSEPQRALAVAYVHGMDPRPEHPETEAVRCNLVPGVGELFVMPTFTTSGRADILFLEGIPGGPLDVFKDVKDPSEHLSLTLELMEKYVPWEYARATKVELTDAGGTLAGRYAPTVRHPIGRLPGGGAVLGVADVVVANDPTTGQGSNSASKCAASYLASILERGDQEFDEAWMRQTFDRYWDTARHVTKWTNAMLAPPPEHIVGLLGAAGELQPVADRIANGFNDPSDFENFFYEPAKTQGYLAEVSGAAGA from the coding sequence ATGCGGAAGATACTCGTCGTCGGAGCCGGCCAGTCCGGTCTCCAACTCGCCCTCGGCCTCCAGTCGCACGGCTACGAGGTCACCCTGATGTCCAACCGGACCGCGGACGAGATCCGCACCGGCCGGGTCATGTCGACGCAGTGCATGTTCCACACCGCCCTCCAGCACGAGCGCGACCTCCAGCTGAACTTCTGGGAGTCCCAGGCCCCGAAGATCGAGGGACTCGGCCTCTCGGTGGCGGCCCCCGGCTCCCACGACCCGGGCCCCTCGCAGCGCGCGATCAACTGGCTGGGCCGTCTCGACGGCCACGCGCAGTCGGTCGACCAGCGGGTGAAGATGGCCGGCTGGATGGAGACCTTCGCCCAGCGCGGCGGCCAGTTGGTCATCCACGGCGTGGCCGTCGGCGACCTGGACTACTTCTCCCGCGCCTACGACCTCGTCCTGGTCTCCGCGGGCAAGGGCGAGCTGGTCCAGATGTTCGGCCGCGACGCCTCCCGCTCCCCGTACAGCGAGCCGCAGCGCGCCCTCGCCGTCGCCTACGTCCACGGGATGGACCCGCGCCCGGAGCACCCGGAGACCGAGGCCGTGCGCTGCAACCTGGTGCCCGGCGTCGGCGAGCTGTTCGTCATGCCGACGTTCACCACCTCGGGCCGCGCCGACATCCTGTTCCTGGAGGGCATACCCGGCGGCCCGCTCGACGTGTTCAAGGACGTCAAGGACCCCTCGGAGCACCTCTCCCTGACCCTGGAACTCATGGAGAAGTACGTCCCCTGGGAGTACGCGCGCGCCACCAAGGTCGAACTGACCGACGCCGGCGGCACCCTCGCCGGCCGCTACGCCCCCACCGTGCGCCACCCGATCGGGCGCCTGCCCGGCGGCGGCGCCGTCCTCGGCGTGGCCGACGTGGTCGTCGCCAACGACCCGACCACCGGCCAGGGCTCCAACTCCGCGTCCAAGTGCGCCGCCTCCTACCTCGCCTCGATCCTCGAGCGAGGGGACCAGGAGTTCGACGAGGCGTGGATGCGGCAGACCTTCGACCGCTACTGGGACACGGCCCGGCACGTCACCAAGTGGACCAACGCCATGCTGGCCCCGCCGCCCGAGCACATCGTCGGCCTGCTCGGCGCCGCCGGTGAGCTGCAGCCCGTCGCCGACCGCATCGCCAACGGCTTCAACGACCCGTCCGACTTCGAGAACTTCTTCTACGAACCGGCGAAGACCCAGGGCTACCTGGCGGAGGTCTCGGGCGCCGCGGGCGCGTAG
- a CDS encoding C40 family peptidase, with amino-acid sequence MSGRLLRLVCTATVAAGIVLAPVSAAAEPEPGGSGPGTGASTGEESAPPGGEESAPPGGDGAAAPTGDRSVAELLTDLQRLYREAEKATETYNGTEERLKRQRTEVKRLDAELARTRLSLRDSRGAAGRLARQQYQNSSNLSPYLRLLLARDPQHALDQGHVIGRLSRERSETVGRLTGDARKADELAGRARAALARQTALAERQESERDGVRERLRAVEELLASLTPRELAALAELEESGVAEDQERFLASGALGDDARPSAEGDRAVRFAVEQLGKPYEWGAEGPAAYDCSGLTSVAWRRAGTPIPRTSQEQWARLTHVPLGELRPGDLVVYFPEATHVALYLGDGMVVQAPRPGADVKVSPIAANPVLGAVRPDPGEEPVRRYTPPRLPAGASEGSDEGYAASYAPAAPETSAR; translated from the coding sequence GTGTCAGGAAGGCTTCTGCGTCTGGTGTGCACGGCGACGGTGGCGGCCGGGATCGTCCTCGCGCCCGTGTCCGCCGCGGCCGAACCGGAACCCGGCGGGTCCGGACCCGGCACCGGGGCGTCCACCGGCGAAGAGTCCGCGCCACCCGGCGGCGAAGAGTCCGCGCCCCCCGGCGGCGACGGGGCCGCCGCACCCACCGGCGACCGGTCCGTGGCCGAGCTGCTGACGGACCTTCAGCGGCTGTACCGGGAGGCGGAGAAAGCCACCGAGACCTACAACGGCACCGAGGAGCGGCTGAAGCGGCAGCGCACCGAGGTGAAACGGCTGGACGCCGAGCTGGCCCGGACCCGGCTGTCCCTGCGCGACAGCCGCGGCGCGGCCGGACGGCTGGCCCGGCAGCAGTACCAGAACAGCAGCAACCTCTCCCCCTACCTGCGGCTGCTGCTGGCCCGCGACCCACAGCACGCCCTCGACCAGGGGCATGTGATCGGCCGGCTGTCCCGGGAGCGGTCCGAGACCGTGGGCCGCCTGACCGGCGACGCGAGGAAGGCCGACGAGCTGGCCGGACGCGCCCGTGCGGCCCTGGCCCGGCAGACCGCCCTCGCCGAGCGCCAGGAGAGCGAACGGGACGGCGTACGCGAACGCCTGCGCGCCGTGGAGGAACTCCTCGCCTCGCTCACCCCGCGGGAACTGGCCGCGCTGGCGGAGCTGGAGGAGAGCGGCGTCGCCGAGGACCAGGAGCGGTTCCTCGCGTCCGGCGCGCTCGGCGACGACGCCAGGCCCTCGGCCGAGGGCGACCGGGCGGTGCGCTTCGCGGTGGAGCAGCTGGGCAAGCCGTACGAGTGGGGCGCCGAGGGCCCGGCCGCCTACGACTGCTCGGGGCTGACCTCGGTGGCCTGGCGGCGGGCCGGGACGCCGATCCCGCGGACCAGCCAGGAGCAGTGGGCGCGGCTCACGCACGTGCCGCTCGGCGAACTGCGCCCCGGCGACCTGGTCGTGTACTTCCCCGAGGCCACCCACGTGGCGCTGTACCTCGGCGACGGCATGGTCGTCCAGGCCCCACGCCCCGGCGCCGACGTCAAGGTCTCGCCGATCGCCGCCAACCCGGTCCTGGGCGCGGTGCGCCCCGACCCCGGCGAGGAGCCCGTGCGGCGCTACACGCCGCCGAGGCTCCCCGCGGGGGCGTCGGAGGGGTCCGACGAGGGATACGCGGCGTCCTACGCGCCCGCGGCGCCCGAGACCTCCGCCAGGTAG
- a CDS encoding TetR/AcrR family transcriptional regulator encodes MTPQAPTPAYRRLSVEERRVQLLEAALVLFARRAPEEVSLDDVAEQAGVSRPLVYRYFPGGKQQLYEAALGSAADELRLCFDEPREGPLLARLSRALDRYLTFVDQHDTGFSALLRGGSVVETSQTSGIVDGVRRAAAEHILDHLDVAGPGPRLRMTVRMWITAVEAASLIWLDEDKQPPVGELRDWLVEQFLAVLTVTARRDPQTATLVEALAADL; translated from the coding sequence ATGACCCCGCAGGCTCCCACCCCCGCCTACCGCCGCCTCAGCGTCGAGGAGCGCCGCGTCCAGTTGCTGGAGGCGGCGCTCGTCCTCTTCGCGCGCCGGGCGCCGGAGGAGGTCTCCCTGGACGACGTGGCGGAGCAGGCCGGGGTCTCGCGCCCGCTGGTGTACCGGTATTTCCCCGGCGGCAAGCAGCAGCTGTACGAGGCCGCGCTCGGGTCGGCCGCCGACGAGCTGCGGCTGTGCTTCGACGAACCCCGCGAGGGCCCGCTGCTGGCCCGGCTCTCCCGCGCCCTGGACCGCTACCTCACCTTCGTCGACCAGCACGACACCGGCTTCAGCGCCCTGCTGCGCGGCGGCAGCGTGGTCGAGACGTCGCAGACCTCCGGCATCGTGGACGGAGTGCGCCGGGCCGCCGCCGAGCACATCCTGGACCACCTGGACGTGGCCGGGCCCGGCCCCCGGCTGCGGATGACCGTGCGGATGTGGATCACGGCGGTGGAGGCGGCCTCGTTGATCTGGCTGGACGAGGACAAGCAGCCGCCCGTCGGCGAGCTGCGGGACTGGCTGGTGGAGCAGTTCCTCGCCGTACTGACGGTCACCGCCCGCCGCGACCCGCAGACCGCGACGCTGGTCGAGGCCCTGGCCGCGGACCTCTGA
- a CDS encoding AurF N-oxygenase family protein — MTTLTEADALEGLRDALGLLKDREQVAERLLDSSAKHSFDPDKELDWDAPFEDGKWFWPPELVSLYDTPMWQRMSEEQRIALSQHEAAALASLGIWFELILMQLLVRHIYDKAATSAHVRYALTEIEDECRHSKMFARLISRGETPWYPVSPVHQHLGRLFKTISTTPGSFTATLLGEEVLDWMQRLTFPDERVQPLIRGVTRIHVVEEARHVRYAREELRRQMVTAPKWSQEFTRVTSGEFARVFSLAFINPDVYTNVGLDKREALAQVKASGHRTEIMQTGAKRLTDFLDDIGVLRGVGRRLWRSSGLLA; from the coding sequence ATGACGACCCTGACGGAAGCCGACGCGCTCGAGGGCCTGCGCGACGCGCTCGGCCTGCTCAAGGACCGGGAGCAGGTGGCCGAACGGCTGCTCGACTCGTCCGCCAAGCACTCCTTCGACCCGGACAAGGAGCTGGACTGGGACGCGCCGTTCGAGGACGGCAAGTGGTTCTGGCCGCCGGAGCTGGTGTCGCTGTACGACACGCCGATGTGGCAGCGGATGAGCGAGGAGCAGCGCATCGCGCTCTCCCAGCACGAGGCCGCGGCCCTCGCCTCGCTCGGCATCTGGTTCGAGCTGATCCTCATGCAGCTCCTGGTCCGGCACATCTACGACAAGGCGGCGACGAGCGCCCACGTGCGGTACGCGCTGACCGAGATCGAGGACGAGTGCCGGCACTCGAAGATGTTCGCCCGGCTCATATCCCGCGGCGAGACCCCCTGGTACCCGGTGAGCCCCGTCCACCAGCACCTGGGGCGCCTGTTCAAGACGATCTCCACCACGCCCGGCTCCTTCACCGCCACGCTGCTCGGCGAGGAGGTCCTGGACTGGATGCAGCGGCTGACGTTCCCGGACGAGCGGGTCCAGCCGCTGATCCGGGGCGTCACGCGCATCCACGTCGTGGAGGAGGCCCGGCACGTCCGGTACGCCCGTGAGGAGCTGCGCCGCCAGATGGTGACGGCCCCGAAGTGGTCGCAGGAGTTCACCCGGGTCACCTCCGGGGAGTTCGCCCGCGTCTTCTCCCTCGCCTTCATCAACCCGGACGTGTACACGAACGTCGGCCTCGACAAGCGCGAGGCCCTGGCCCAGGTCAAGGCCAGCGGCCACCGCACGGAGATCATGCAGACCGGAGCGAAGCGCCTCACTGACTTCCTGGACGACATCGGCGTACTGCGCGGCGTCGGACGACGGCTGTGGAGGTCGTCGGGGCTGCTGGCGTAG
- a CDS encoding Uma2 family endonuclease, whose protein sequence is MSAARDYGLDDDYQWPRPPEGGWTADDLDELPNLPPHTELIDGSLVFVSPQTRFHMRTIRLLEYALLGQAPDAYDVDREFSVKLDRRNRPEPDVLVYRADADTGPRQTWHHSDSVVLAIEVVSEDSQERDRDVKPRKYALAGIPYYWRVEENEGLPVVYTYELDRATDTYGLTGIHHNRLKLNVPFPLTIDLTVINRRPPVMPPSGLL, encoded by the coding sequence ATGAGCGCCGCACGCGACTACGGGCTGGACGACGACTACCAGTGGCCCCGTCCGCCCGAGGGCGGCTGGACGGCGGACGACCTCGACGAGCTTCCCAACCTGCCTCCGCACACGGAGCTGATCGACGGGAGCCTTGTCTTCGTGAGTCCGCAGACCCGCTTTCACATGCGCACCATCCGGCTGCTTGAGTACGCGCTGCTCGGTCAGGCGCCGGACGCGTACGACGTCGACCGAGAGTTCAGTGTCAAGCTTGACCGGCGAAACCGTCCAGAACCGGATGTGTTGGTATATCGGGCGGATGCCGACACCGGACCGCGGCAGACGTGGCACCACTCGGATTCCGTTGTCCTCGCCATCGAAGTGGTGTCCGAGGACTCCCAGGAGCGGGACCGGGACGTGAAACCGCGGAAGTATGCGTTGGCGGGCATCCCGTACTACTGGAGGGTCGAGGAAAACGAGGGGCTGCCAGTCGTCTACACCTACGAACTCGACCGGGCCACGGACACCTATGGCCTTACTGGCATCCACCACAACCGACTGAAGCTCAATGTCCCGTTCCCTCTCACGATTGATCTCACCGTCATCAACCGCCGGCCGCCGGTGATGCCACCTTCGGGCCTGCTGTAG